The genomic region ACGCCCTACAAAACTAACATCGGCATCCAATTCCGACACGAACTGGGAAAGGATGTCCATGCACCGGGTTTTTATGTTCACATTGAGCCGGAACTCTGCTTTGTCGGCGCCGGCATCTGGCATCCGGAGAACCCCCTTCTTGGAAAGATTCGTGATTTCATCGTGGACAATCCGGCATCATGGAAAGCCGCCAGGGATGACAAAACCTTCCGCAGGCATTTCACGCTTGAGGGTGATTCACTCAAACGTCCTCCCCGGGGTTTTCCCCCTGATCATGAGTTGATGGACGATCTCAAACGCAAGGACTTCATCGCCTGTAAATACTTCGATAGCGGAAAGATTACAGCACCATCCTTTGCCCAGTTTGTGACCAACAGCTTCAAACAGGCAGATCCGTTCATGCGCTACCTGTGCAACGCAGTGAATGTGAACTATTAATCATATTTCAGTCTTCTAGCATCCTGAAAAGATGAAGGGCGGCAAGCATTTCTGGTAAGGTGCGCCGCGCGCACCCTACGCTCGTCAGCCTCTCCCGAAACCAACCATCACCACGAACTCCGAAACCTGAGCTGTTAATGGTTTCCGGGATGCCTCTCCAGGCCTGTTTTGATCCAGGTACTGCGCCCCACACCAAGCTGTGCCATAATGCGCCGCTTTTGTGCTTAACGTCTTCCTGCCTGCACCTTCGCATCTATCCAGTCGTCCACAAGCCTCTCACTATTTTTTCCGGAAACCATTTTGATCTCAACAGCCAATATCACCATGCAGTTCGGGGCAAAGCCCCTGTTTGAAAACATCTCGGTCAAGTTCGGCAGCGGCAACCGCTACGGCCTGATCGGCGCCAACGGTTGCGGCAAGTCAACCCTGATGAAAATCCTCGGCGGAGATCTGGAGCCGACTGCTGGCAACGTCGCCGTCGACCCCAATGAACGGTTGGGCAAGCTGCGCCAGAATCAGTTCGCCTATGAAACGCAGACGGTGCTCGACACAGTGATCATGGGACACGCCGAGCTGTGGAAGGTGAAG from Gammaproteobacteria bacterium (ex Lamellibrachia satsuma) harbors:
- a CDS encoding DUF2461 domain-containing protein; the encoded protein is MSAFKGFPEACLPFLETLSNNNNRAWFSENKTAYEQQIREPALAFIEHMQPRLQKISPRFRAIAKKTGGSLMRVYRDTRFSKDKTPYKTNIGIQFRHELGKDVHAPGFYVHIEPELCFVGAGIWHPENPLLGKIRDFIVDNPASWKAARDDKTFRRHFTLEGDSLKRPPRGFPPDHELMDDLKRKDFIACKYFDSGKITAPSFAQFVTNSFKQADPFMRYLCNAVNVNY